The segment GGGTACGTCGGACGCGAGCATCTCGCCGACCGGCCGGTAGGCGAGCTGGGCGGCCTGGCGCAGCAGACTCACCGCGAAGTCGACCTGGATCTCGCCGAACTGCGAGCCGCAGCCGGTCTCCCGGGCGAGCGCCTCCTGCACGCTGCGGCGCCGGTTCTCCAGGATGTCGGCGGCACGCAGGAAGACGGTCTGGCGCCGGACCGGCGCGGCCTGCGACCACTCGCCGAACGCGGTGTGCGCCGCCGCGATCGCCCGAGCGGCGTCCTCGTCATCGCCGGCCGCGACCGCGCCGATCACCTCACCCGACCAGGGCGAACGGTTGTCGTAGGTGCGCCCCGAGGCAGCGTCGGCCCAGGTTCCCCCGATGAAGTGGCGTACGGCTTGCATCGCTTCGCTCCCCCTCCGTCGGCCCTAGGATCAGGCGCGACAAGCACCCTGTCACCCTATCGTTCGGCTGAGTCGAACAACTCATGCGTATCCTGAACCGATGGCACAGCCAGCATCCGGCGACTTCTCGGTCTCGCTCGAGCGGGGCTTGACGATCCTGTCCGCGTTCAGCCGCAGCCGGCCGGTGCTGGGCATCGCCGACCTGGCCCGGATCGCCGGGGTCACCAAGAGCACCGCGCATCGCTACGTCGCCACGCTGGTGCACCTCGGCTATGTCCAGCAGGACCCGGACACCAGGAAATACTCTCTCGGGCCGCGGGTCGCCGACCTCGGCTTCGCGGCGATCGAGTCGATGGATCTGACCCGGGTGGCGGCGCCGCTGCTGCAGAGCCTGGCCGACGAGACCGGCTTCACGGTCAGCATGGCGGTCTGCGAGAGCCGGGACGTGGTCTACGTCGACCGGCGGCGCAGCGGGCGCCGCAACACCCTGGCGATCGACCTGAACCTGCATGTCGGCTCCCGGCTGCCGGCGTACTGCACGTCCATGGGCAAGGCGATCCTGGCCTACAAGGACCCGCAGGCGCTGCGGCAGATCCTCGAGCGCTCCGACATGGCCCGGCGCGGCCCGAAGACCATCACCAACCGCGAGGAGCTGATGGTGACGCTGGCCAAGGTCCGCCAGAGCGGGATCGCCGTCAACGACGAGGAGCTCGCCCCCGGCCTGCGCTCGTTCGCCGCCCCGATCCGGGACCGCACCGGTGAGGTGATCGCGGCGGTCAACGTGGCGGTGCACCTGAGCGCCGCCCCGACCTCGCTGGAGTCGCTGGCCGCGCAGATCGAGCCGCATCTGCGGCGAACCGCCCGGGAAATCTCGCGCCGGCTGGGACACCGTTCGGAGAATTAAAAAACTGTTTCGGCCAGCCGAACGCGCTGTTGCCCGCGTCACACAACGCTCTTACCTTCGTCGCACGCCAGCCCGGTAGGTCCCCCACCAGGCGCTGGCGGTCTGCGAACACTCTTTGAAGGAGCGCGGCGTGAGCGAGACATCATCCGGCGGAATCAGCCGCCGTTCCCTTATCCGAGCGGCCGGACTGGGCGCGGCCGCGGTCGGCAGCGCCCCGCTGCTGAGCGCCTGCGGCGGGCTCAAAGGCACCGGCAGTTCGTCCTCCGACGTCCTCAAGATCGGCTACGTCAGCCCGCAGACCGGGCCTCTGGCCGGGTTCGCGAGCGCCGACAACTTCGTGGTCTCCCAGATCCAGGAGGCCGTGAAGAACGGTTTCACCGCCGGCGGCAAGAAGCGCACCATCGAGATCGTCGTCAAGGACACCCAGTCCAACCCGAACCGGGCCACCGAGGTCACCCGCCAGCTGATCAACAGCGACAAGGTGGACCTGATTGTCGGCTCCTCCACCCCGGACACCACCAACCCGGTCGCCGACCAGTGCGAGGCCAACGGCATCCCGAACGTCACCACGATCGCGCCGTGGGAGGCCTGGTTCCACGGGCGCGGCGGCAAGACCGGCGAAGGCTTCAAGTACACGACGCTGTTCTTCTTCGGCATGCAGCAGTTCGCCGACTGCTTCATCCCGATGTGGGACCGGATGGGTGTCTCCAACAAGAACGTGGCGGCGCTGTGGCCCAACGACACCGACGCCAACGCGTTCCGGCAGGGCCTCGGACCCATGATGAGCAAGGCCGGCTACACCCCGGTCGACGGCGGCGCCTACCAGAACGGCGCGACCGACTTCACCTCGCAGATCGCCAAGTTCAAGAACTCCGGCGCCGAACTGCTCACCTGCACCCCGATCCCGCCGGACTTCCAGACCTTCTGGAAGCAGGCGCAGCAGCAGGGCTTCCGGCCCAAGCTCGCCACCGTCGCGAAGGTCATGCTGTTCCCGTCGGAGGCCGAGGCCCTCGGCCCGCTGGCCAACAACATCGCCACCGACTTCTGGTGGAGCCCGGCGCACCCGTACAAATCCGTGCTCGACGGGCGCAGCGCCAAGCAGCTCGCCGACGACTTCGCCGCCTCCACCGGCAAGCAG is part of the Actinoplanes sp. NBC_00393 genome and harbors:
- a CDS encoding ABC transporter substrate-binding protein, with amino-acid sequence MSETSSGGISRRSLIRAAGLGAAAVGSAPLLSACGGLKGTGSSSSDVLKIGYVSPQTGPLAGFASADNFVVSQIQEAVKNGFTAGGKKRTIEIVVKDTQSNPNRATEVTRQLINSDKVDLIVGSSTPDTTNPVADQCEANGIPNVTTIAPWEAWFHGRGGKTGEGFKYTTLFFFGMQQFADCFIPMWDRMGVSNKNVAALWPNDTDANAFRQGLGPMMSKAGYTPVDGGAYQNGATDFTSQIAKFKNSGAELLTCTPIPPDFQTFWKQAQQQGFRPKLATVAKVMLFPSEAEALGPLANNIATDFWWSPAHPYKSVLDGRSAKQLADDFAASTGKQWTQALGSIYSLFEVAIQAFKDAGDPKDRDEVAAKLKAMKISCMSGELDFTAGPEPGIAIQHPVGGQWRKGSTFPWDVVIVDNSANKAVPIGGDLLPTNA
- a CDS encoding IclR family transcriptional regulator codes for the protein MAQPASGDFSVSLERGLTILSAFSRSRPVLGIADLARIAGVTKSTAHRYVATLVHLGYVQQDPDTRKYSLGPRVADLGFAAIESMDLTRVAAPLLQSLADETGFTVSMAVCESRDVVYVDRRRSGRRNTLAIDLNLHVGSRLPAYCTSMGKAILAYKDPQALRQILERSDMARRGPKTITNREELMVTLAKVRQSGIAVNDEELAPGLRSFAAPIRDRTGEVIAAVNVAVHLSAAPTSLESLAAQIEPHLRRTAREISRRLGHRSEN